A single window of Martelella sp. NC20 DNA harbors:
- the urtA gene encoding urea ABC transporter substrate-binding protein, with amino-acid sequence MNFTKGLTSAALLAALTTAGMGGMAHAQEDTIKVGILHSLSGTMAISETTLKDAMLMLIEEQNAKGGLLGKQLEAVVVDPASDWPLFAEKARELIEGDKVAAVFGCWTSVSRKSVLPVFEELDNILFYPVQYEGEESQRNVFYTGAAPNQQAIPAVDYLMENDGVERWVLAGTDYVYPRTTNKILEAYLKDHGVAEEDIMINYTPFGFSDWQTIVSDIKNFGSEGKKTAVVSTINGDANVPFYKELANQGISASDIPVVAFSVGEEELAGLDTAPLVGHLAAWNYFQSVDTDVNYDFIDAWRAFTGDDARVTNDPMEAHYIGFNMWVKAVEKAGTTDPDAVIDAMVGISVPNLSGGYSAMMPNHHITKPVLIGEIQDDGQFDIVYETPGLVAGDAWSDYLPDSKNLIADWRAPMSCGNFNVETGKCGGMAE; translated from the coding sequence ATGAATTTCACTAAGGGATTGACCAGCGCCGCCCTTCTGGCCGCGCTTACCACCGCCGGCATGGGCGGCATGGCCCATGCCCAGGAAGATACGATCAAGGTCGGCATCCTTCACTCTCTGTCCGGCACGATGGCGATTTCGGAAACCACCCTTAAAGACGCCATGCTGATGCTCATCGAAGAGCAGAATGCCAAGGGCGGACTTCTCGGCAAGCAGCTCGAGGCGGTCGTCGTCGACCCGGCCTCGGACTGGCCGCTGTTTGCCGAAAAGGCGCGCGAACTGATCGAGGGCGACAAGGTTGCCGCCGTGTTCGGCTGCTGGACCTCGGTTTCGCGCAAATCGGTTCTGCCGGTGTTCGAGGAACTCGACAACATCCTGTTCTACCCGGTCCAGTATGAGGGCGAGGAAAGCCAGCGCAACGTGTTCTACACCGGTGCTGCGCCGAACCAGCAGGCGATCCCGGCCGTTGACTATCTGATGGAAAATGACGGCGTCGAGCGCTGGGTGCTCGCTGGCACCGACTATGTCTATCCGCGCACGACCAACAAGATCCTCGAAGCCTATCTCAAGGATCACGGCGTTGCCGAAGAAGACATCATGATCAACTACACGCCATTCGGATTTTCGGATTGGCAGACGATCGTTTCCGACATCAAGAATTTCGGCTCCGAGGGCAAGAAGACCGCGGTGGTCTCGACCATCAACGGCGATGCCAATGTGCCGTTCTACAAGGAACTCGCCAATCAGGGCATTTCGGCTTCCGATATTCCTGTGGTCGCCTTCTCGGTGGGCGAGGAAGAACTGGCCGGTCTCGATACCGCGCCGCTGGTCGGTCATCTCGCCGCCTGGAACTACTTCCAGTCCGTCGATACCGATGTCAATTACGACTTCATCGACGCATGGCGCGCCTTCACCGGCGATGATGCCCGCGTGACCAACGACCCGATGGAAGCCCATTACATTGGCTTCAACATGTGGGTGAAGGCGGTTGAAAAGGCCGGCACCACTGATCCCGATGCCGTCATCGATGCCATGGTCGGCATTTCCGTGCCGAACCTTTCGGGCGGCTATTCCGCGATGATGCCGAACCACCACATCACCAAGCCGGTGCTGATCGGTGAAATCCAGGACGACGGTCAGTTCGACATCGTCTACGAGACGCCCGGTCTGGTCGCCGGCGATGCATGGTCCGACTACCTGCCGGACTCCAAGAACCTGATTGCCGACTGGCGCGCTCCGATGTCGTGCGGCAACTTCAATGTCGAGACCGGCAAATGCGGCGGCATGGCTGAATAA
- a CDS encoding peroxiredoxin — protein MIGRKVPNVTFRTRVRDESIEGPNPFRWQDMTSDDYFKGKRVVLFSLPGAFTPTCSTYQLPDFEKLFPEFQAEGIDDIYCMSVNDAFVMNAWAKGQNLNNVKVIPDGSGEFTRKMGMLVNKDNLGFGMRSWRYAAIINDGVVEQWFEEDGFSDLCETDPYSVSSPQNILENLKREAKAA, from the coding sequence ATGATCGGCCGTAAAGTTCCGAACGTCACCTTCCGCACGCGCGTCCGCGATGAGAGCATCGAGGGACCGAACCCGTTCCGCTGGCAGGACATGACCTCGGACGATTATTTCAAGGGCAAGCGCGTCGTGCTGTTCTCGCTGCCGGGCGCGTTCACGCCGACCTGCTCGACCTACCAGCTCCCCGATTTCGAGAAGCTTTTCCCGGAATTCCAGGCCGAGGGCATTGACGACATCTACTGCATGTCCGTCAATGACGCCTTCGTCATGAATGCCTGGGCCAAGGGGCAGAACCTCAACAACGTCAAGGTCATTCCGGACGGCTCCGGCGAGTTCACCCGCAAGATGGGCATGCTGGTCAACAAGGACAATCTCGGCTTCGGCATGCGCTCCTGGCGCTACGCCGCCATCATCAATGACGGCGTCGTCGAACAGTGGTTCGAGGAAGACGGTTTTTCCGACCTGTGCGAAACCGACCCCTACAGCGTGTCTTCGCCGCAGAACATTCTGGAGAACCTGAAGCGCGAAGCCAAGGCCGCCTGA
- the urtD gene encoding urea ABC transporter ATP-binding protein UrtD translates to MSPTEKRAKSLLYLDNVSVSFDGFKALNGLSFVIDPGELRAVIGPNGAGKTTMMDIITGKTRPDEGEVFFSDTIDLTRRDEADIAQLGIGRKFQKPTVFESHTVWDNLELALNRKRGVFSTLFYRLSGPDRDRIEEILEIIRMTARRGELAANLSHGQKQWLEIGMLLAQEPKLLLVDEPVAGMTDAETVETARLLREIARTRAVVVVEHDMGFVRDLGVKVTCLAEGSVLAEGSIDFVSNDPKVIENYLGR, encoded by the coding sequence ATGAGCCCGACCGAAAAGCGCGCCAAGAGCCTGCTCTACCTCGACAATGTCTCGGTTTCCTTCGACGGCTTCAAGGCGCTGAACGGGCTCTCCTTCGTCATCGATCCGGGCGAGCTTCGCGCCGTCATCGGCCCGAACGGGGCCGGCAAGACCACGATGATGGACATCATCACCGGCAAGACCCGGCCGGACGAGGGCGAGGTGTTCTTCTCCGACACGATCGACCTCACCCGCCGCGACGAGGCCGATATCGCCCAGCTCGGCATCGGTCGCAAGTTTCAAAAGCCGACCGTGTTCGAAAGCCACACGGTGTGGGACAATCTGGAACTGGCGCTGAACCGGAAACGTGGCGTGTTCTCGACGCTGTTCTACCGGCTGTCGGGGCCCGATCGCGACCGCATCGAGGAAATCCTCGAAATCATTCGTATGACCGCCCGCCGCGGCGAGCTTGCGGCAAACCTCTCCCACGGCCAGAAGCAATGGCTGGAGATCGGCATGCTGCTGGCGCAGGAGCCGAAACTGCTGCTCGTCGACGAGCCCGTCGCCGGCATGACCGACGCCGAGACCGTCGAGACCGCCCGGTTGCTGCGCGAGATCGCCAGGACCCGGGCCGTCGTCGTCGTCGAACACGACATGGGCTTCGTCCGCGACCTCGGCGTCAAGGTCACCTGCCTTGCCGAAGGCTCCGTCCTCGCCGAGGGCTCGATCGACTTTGTCTCGAACGACCCGAAGGTGATCGAGAATTATCTCGGGAGGTGA
- a CDS encoding urease accessory protein UreD produces the protein MLMPGLTTGPQRTSGTGRITAKAAGGKSRLDTFYQEGAAKIRIPESFDGAMEAVLINTSGGLTGGDRLHWALEAGNDTALTATTQACEKIYRSESGPAVIDTELRVGDNARLDWLPQETILFDDASLNRRLDVDLAETAEFLAIEAVLLGRKAMGEAVRCGNFRDRWRVRRSGMLIHAEDVRMTGDIENLVAQTAVLGGDVAFATLLYCGPRAEALMPKVRAALGEASAGASEWNGKLVARIVAADGYSLRKSLIPALKVLRDGQDLPKVWHL, from the coding sequence CTGTTGATGCCGGGCCTCACCACAGGGCCGCAGCGGACATCGGGCACCGGAAGGATTACGGCGAAAGCGGCCGGCGGCAAGTCGCGCCTCGATACGTTCTATCAGGAGGGCGCGGCCAAGATCCGCATTCCCGAAAGCTTCGACGGCGCCATGGAGGCGGTGCTGATCAACACCTCCGGCGGGCTTACCGGCGGCGACAGGCTTCACTGGGCGCTGGAGGCGGGCAACGATACGGCGCTGACGGCGACCACACAGGCCTGCGAAAAGATCTACCGTTCCGAAAGCGGCCCGGCGGTGATCGATACCGAGCTCAGGGTCGGCGACAATGCCCGTCTCGATTGGCTGCCGCAGGAGACCATTCTGTTCGACGACGCCTCGCTCAACCGCAGGCTCGACGTCGATCTTGCCGAGACCGCCGAGTTCCTGGCGATCGAGGCCGTGCTGCTCGGCCGCAAGGCGATGGGCGAGGCGGTGCGTTGCGGCAATTTCCGCGATCGCTGGCGGGTGCGCCGCTCGGGCATGTTGATCCATGCCGAGGATGTGCGCATGACCGGCGATATCGAAAATCTGGTGGCGCAGACGGCCGTGCTCGGTGGCGATGTCGCCTTCGCAACGCTGCTTTATTGCGGCCCCCGCGCCGAGGCGTTGATGCCGAAGGTTCGCGCGGCTTTGGGCGAGGCTTCCGCCGGCGCCAGCGAGTGGAACGGCAAGCTCGTCGCCCGCATCGTCGCCGCCGACGGTTATAGTTTGCGAAAAAGCCTGATTCCCGCGCTTAAGGTCTTGCGCGACGGGCAGGATCTGCCGAAAGTCTGGCATCTGTAG
- the ureE gene encoding urease accessory protein UreE: MQRVTSYIPAGEDDSAPAGRVELTHDGRHLRRKALKLSSGESVMLDLKEAVLFATGDRLVLEDGTKIEIVARPEELYEIHAHDALHLIQLAWHLGNRHLPSQIEERRILILRDHVIRQMLEGLGAHVHEVVEPFQPVRGAYHSENSHGDHHHHGHHHD; this comes from the coding sequence ATGCAGCGCGTAACCAGCTATATACCGGCAGGCGAGGATGACAGTGCGCCGGCCGGCCGCGTGGAACTGACGCATGACGGCCGGCATCTGCGCCGCAAGGCCCTGAAGCTTTCCAGCGGCGAGAGCGTTATGCTCGACCTGAAGGAGGCGGTGCTGTTTGCCACCGGCGACCGGCTGGTGCTGGAGGACGGCACGAAGATCGAGATCGTCGCCCGCCCGGAAGAGCTTTACGAGATCCACGCCCATGACGCGCTTCACCTGATCCAGCTCGCCTGGCATCTCGGCAACCGCCATTTGCCGTCCCAGATCGAGGAGAGGCGGATCCTGATCCTGCGCGACCATGTGATCCGGCAGATGCTGGAAGGTCTCGGCGCGCATGTGCACGAGGTCGTCGAGCCGTTCCAGCCGGTGCGCGGCGCCTATCACAGCGAGAACTCCCACGGAGACCACCACCATCACGGCCATCACCACGATTGA
- a CDS encoding urease subunit beta: MIPGELIAADGEIEINAGLATVTLTISNTGDRPVQVGSHYHFFEANPALSFERDKARGMRLDIPAGTAVRFEPGQTRDVTLVPYAGERTVYGFRQDIMGKL, translated from the coding sequence ATGATCCCCGGTGAACTGATCGCCGCTGACGGCGAGATCGAAATCAATGCCGGTCTTGCGACCGTGACGCTGACCATCTCCAATACCGGCGACCGGCCGGTGCAGGTCGGCAGCCACTATCATTTCTTCGAGGCCAATCCGGCCCTTTCGTTCGAGCGGGACAAGGCGCGCGGCATGCGGCTCGATATCCCGGCTGGCACGGCGGTGCGGTTCGAGCCGGGTCAAACCCGCGATGTCACGCTCGTGCCCTATGCGGGCGAGCGTACGGTCTACGGGTTCCGTCAGGACATCATGGGGAAGCTCTGA
- a CDS encoding urease accessory protein UreF, translating to MCTRSSSRSSRCAAPITARTPTETTTITAITTIDGGAVSGAALLRLLSWLSPAFPLGGFSYSGGLERAVHDRLLEDADDLAAWLTVSLGHGFLWNDAVLLCEAHRAAGDPERLAAAAALAAALAGSRERHAETLALGAAFVAAAGAWSTPDDEALPAETPLPVAFGAIAAAHGIGLEAACQGYLHAQVSQYISAAIRLSLSGQVAGLTVLAGLEQPLLAQAARAVASTPDDLGGCTFSADIASLRHETQHSRLFRS from the coding sequence ATGTGCACGAGGTCGTCGAGCCGTTCCAGCCGGTGCGCGGCGCCTATCACAGCGAGAACTCCCACGGAGACCACCACCATCACGGCCATCACCACGATTGACGGCGGCGCCGTTTCGGGCGCCGCGCTGTTACGGCTGTTATCCTGGCTGTCGCCGGCGTTCCCGCTGGGCGGCTTTTCCTATTCCGGCGGGCTTGAACGCGCGGTCCATGACCGGCTGCTGGAGGATGCGGATGATCTGGCCGCGTGGCTCACCGTGTCGCTTGGCCACGGCTTTCTCTGGAACGATGCCGTGCTTTTATGCGAGGCCCACCGGGCCGCCGGCGACCCGGAGAGGCTTGCGGCAGCAGCAGCCCTTGCCGCAGCCCTTGCCGGCTCACGCGAGCGCCATGCCGAGACGCTGGCGCTGGGGGCTGCCTTCGTCGCGGCCGCCGGTGCGTGGTCAACGCCAGACGATGAGGCCTTGCCGGCCGAAACCCCGCTGCCGGTCGCTTTCGGCGCGATCGCGGCAGCGCACGGCATCGGCCTCGAAGCGGCCTGTCAGGGCTATCTCCATGCCCAGGTCTCGCAATATATTTCGGCCGCGATCCGGTTGTCGCTGTCGGGCCAGGTGGCGGGGCTCACCGTGCTTGCCGGGCTTGAGCAGCCGCTCCTCGCGCAGGCGGCGCGGGCGGTGGCATCCACGCCGGACGATCTCGGCGGCTGCACCTTCAGCGCCGATATCGCGTCCCTGCGTCACGAGACCCAGCATTCGCGGCTGTTCCGGTCGTAA
- a CDS encoding GFA family protein, translated as MAVQHYHGSCQCGAVDFDVDVDLDHAVTCNCSRCQRLGSVLAFAPRDKFTLNKGEDSLTEYLFNKHHIHHLFCRTCGIESFSHATGPDGTAMVAVNANCLDGVDPRSLNPQHYDGAAV; from the coding sequence ATGGCCGTCCAGCATTATCACGGAAGCTGCCAGTGCGGCGCGGTCGACTTCGATGTCGACGTCGATCTCGACCATGCCGTCACCTGCAACTGCTCGCGCTGCCAGCGCCTCGGCTCGGTGCTGGCGTTTGCGCCGCGCGACAAGTTTACCCTGAACAAGGGCGAGGACAGCCTCACCGAATACCTGTTCAACAAGCATCATATCCATCACCTGTTCTGCAGGACCTGCGGCATCGAGAGCTTTTCCCATGCCACGGGTCCTGACGGGACGGCGATGGTGGCGGTCAATGCCAATTGCCTCGACGGCGTCGATCCCCGCAGCCTGAACCCGCAGCATTACGACGGCGCCGCCGTATAA
- a CDS encoding DUF1272 domain-containing protein, giving the protein MLELRPNCECCDKDLPPDSAEAMICTYECTFCRDCADGVLKGVCPNCGGNFAPRPIRPARNLAKDPASTVRVLKAEGCGPRKAA; this is encoded by the coding sequence ATGCTTGAACTCAGACCGAACTGCGAGTGCTGCGACAAGGACCTGCCGCCGGACAGCGCCGAGGCGATGATCTGCACCTATGAATGCACTTTCTGCCGGGACTGCGCCGACGGCGTGTTGAAAGGTGTCTGCCCGAACTGCGGCGGCAATTTCGCCCCACGCCCGATCCGTCCCGCGCGCAACCTTGCCAAGGACCCTGCCTCGACGGTGCGTGTCCTGAAAGCCGAGGGCTGCGGCCCGCGGAAAGCAGCTTGA
- the ureC gene encoding urease subunit alpha — MPFKMSRAAYASMFGPTTGDKVRLADTELFVEVEKDFTHYGDEVKFGGGKVIRDGMGQSQVTRADGAVDTVITNALIVDHWGIVKADIGIKDGRISGIGKAGNPDTQQGVDIIVGPGTEVIASEGKIITAGGMDAHIHFICPQQIEEALMSGLTCMLGGGTGPAHGTLATTCTPGPWHLERMIQAADAFPMNLAFAGKGNASLPGALEEMVLGGAAALKLHEDWGTTPAAIDNCLSVADKYDVQVMIHTDTLNESGFVEDTVKAFKGRTIHAFHTEGAGGGHAPDIIKICGLPNVIPSSTNPTRPYTKNTIAEHLDMLMVCHHLSPSIPEDIAFAESRIRKETIAAEDILHDLGAFSIISSDSQAMGRVGEVAIRTWQTADKMKRQRGRLAEEQGENDNFRVKRYIAKYTINPAIAHGLAHEIGSVEVGKRADLVMWAPAMFGVKPDLVLLGGMIAAAPMGDPNASIPTPQPMHYRYMFGAYGKARTNSSVTFVSEASLDAGLAHKLGVSKQLIPVNNTRGGISKASMVHNSATPEISVDPETYEVRADGVVLTCEPADVLPMAQRYFLF, encoded by the coding sequence ATGCCTTTCAAGATGTCCCGCGCAGCCTATGCCTCGATGTTCGGCCCGACAACGGGCGACAAGGTGCGGCTCGCCGATACCGAACTGTTCGTCGAGGTCGAGAAGGATTTCACCCATTACGGCGACGAGGTGAAGTTCGGCGGCGGCAAGGTGATCCGCGACGGCATGGGGCAGTCGCAGGTGACGCGCGCCGACGGCGCGGTCGATACCGTGATCACCAATGCGCTGATCGTTGATCACTGGGGCATCGTCAAGGCGGATATCGGCATCAAGGACGGCCGCATCTCGGGGATCGGCAAGGCCGGCAATCCGGATACGCAACAGGGCGTCGACATCATCGTCGGTCCCGGCACGGAGGTGATCGCGTCGGAGGGCAAGATCATCACCGCCGGCGGCATGGACGCCCATATCCACTTCATCTGCCCGCAGCAGATCGAGGAGGCGCTGATGAGCGGGCTGACCTGCATGCTCGGCGGCGGCACGGGCCCGGCGCACGGCACGCTCGCCACCACCTGCACCCCCGGCCCGTGGCATCTGGAGCGGATGATCCAGGCGGCCGACGCCTTCCCGATGAACCTCGCCTTCGCCGGCAAGGGCAATGCCTCGCTTCCCGGCGCGCTGGAGGAAATGGTTCTCGGCGGCGCTGCCGCCCTGAAGCTGCACGAGGACTGGGGCACGACGCCGGCGGCGATCGACAACTGCCTCTCGGTCGCCGACAAATACGATGTCCAGGTGATGATCCACACCGACACGCTGAATGAATCGGGCTTTGTCGAGGACACGGTGAAGGCCTTCAAGGGCCGCACCATCCATGCCTTCCACACGGAAGGGGCGGGCGGCGGCCACGCGCCGGACATCATCAAGATCTGCGGCCTTCCGAATGTCATTCCCTCCTCTACCAACCCGACCCGGCCCTATACGAAAAACACGATCGCCGAACATCTCGACATGCTGATGGTCTGCCATCACCTGTCGCCGTCGATCCCGGAGGATATCGCCTTTGCCGAAAGCCGGATCCGCAAGGAGACGATCGCGGCCGAGGACATTCTCCACGATCTCGGCGCGTTCTCGATCATCTCGTCGGACAGCCAGGCCATGGGCCGCGTCGGCGAGGTCGCGATCCGCACCTGGCAGACCGCCGACAAGATGAAGCGCCAGCGCGGCCGTCTTGCCGAGGAGCAGGGCGAAAACGACAATTTCCGGGTCAAGCGCTATATCGCCAAATACACGATCAACCCCGCGATCGCCCACGGGCTTGCCCACGAAATCGGTTCGGTCGAGGTCGGAAAGCGCGCCGATCTGGTGATGTGGGCGCCGGCGATGTTCGGGGTCAAGCCGGACCTCGTGCTGCTCGGCGGCATGATCGCGGCTGCCCCCATGGGCGACCCGAACGCCTCGATCCCGACGCCGCAGCCGATGCATTACCGCTACATGTTCGGCGCCTACGGCAAGGCCCGGACCAATTCCTCGGTCACCTTCGTCTCCGAAGCCTCGCTAGACGCCGGTCTCGCCCACAAGCTCGGCGTTTCCAAGCAACTCATTCCGGTGAACAACACCCGCGGTGGCATCTCCAAGGCCTCGATGGTCCACAATTCCGCGACGCCGGAGATTTCGGTCGACCCGGAAACCTACGAGGTCCGCGCCGACGGCGTGGTGCTCACCTGCGAGCCGGCGGATGTGCTGCCGATGGCGCAGCGGTATTTCTTGTTCTGA
- a CDS encoding urease subunit gamma, with protein sequence MNLTPREKDKLLISMAALVARRRLERGVKLNHPEAIALISDFVVEGARDGRPVAELMEAGAHVITRDQVMDGIPEMIHDIQVEATFPDGTKLVTVHEPIR encoded by the coding sequence ATGAACCTGACGCCGCGTGAAAAGGACAAGTTGCTGATTTCCATGGCCGCCCTGGTCGCAAGACGGCGGCTGGAGCGCGGCGTCAAGCTCAACCATCCGGAAGCGATCGCGCTGATTTCCGATTTCGTCGTCGAGGGCGCCCGCGACGGCCGGCCGGTGGCCGAACTGATGGAGGCCGGCGCCCATGTGATCACCCGCGACCAGGTGATGGACGGCATCCCCGAGATGATCCACGACATCCAGGTGGAGGCGACGTTTCCCGACGGCACCAAGCTGGTGACCGTGCATGAGCCGATAAGGTGA
- the urtE gene encoding urea ABC transporter ATP-binding subunit UrtE produces MLTIENVDLHYGAAQALRNVSLAADMGKITCVLGRNGVGKSSLLRAVTGQHPISAGTIGFEGQTLDGLAPYGRAKRGVGYVPQGREIFPLLTVRENLETGFAPLSREDRSIPDEIFTLFPVLQTMLSRRGGDLSGGQQQQLAIGRAMVTRPKILVLDEPTEGIQPSIIKDIGRAIRYLRDSTGMAILLVEQYLDFCRELADKVYIMDRGVIVHEGEAETLDTPEARRHLTV; encoded by the coding sequence ATGCTGACCATTGAGAACGTCGACCTCCACTACGGCGCGGCGCAGGCGCTCCGCAATGTTTCGCTTGCCGCAGACATGGGCAAGATCACCTGCGTGCTGGGCCGCAACGGGGTCGGCAAATCGTCGTTGCTCCGGGCCGTCACCGGCCAGCATCCGATCTCGGCCGGTACAATCGGTTTCGAGGGGCAGACGCTCGACGGGCTTGCGCCCTATGGCCGCGCCAAGCGCGGTGTCGGCTATGTGCCGCAGGGGCGGGAAATCTTTCCGCTGTTGACGGTGCGGGAAAATCTGGAGACCGGGTTCGCGCCGCTGTCGCGCGAAGACCGCAGTATTCCCGACGAGATTTTCACGTTGTTTCCGGTGCTGCAGACCATGCTGTCGCGCCGCGGCGGCGATCTGTCGGGCGGCCAGCAGCAGCAGCTCGCCATCGGTCGCGCCATGGTGACGCGACCGAAAATCCTGGTGCTGGACGAGCCGACCGAAGGCATCCAGCCCTCGATCATCAAGGATATCGGCCGCGCCATCCGTTACTTACGCGACAGTACCGGCATGGCGATCCTTCTGGTCGAGCAATATCTCGATTTCTGCCGCGAACTGGCCGACAAGGTCTATATCATGGATCGCGGCGTGATCGTTCATGAGGGCGAGGCCGAGACGCTCGACACGCCCGAGGCCCGCCGCCATCTGACGGTGTGA
- the urtB gene encoding urea ABC transporter permease subunit UrtB has product MSNLFHMRCFRVFVSVAILFFTCAPLSSFAQTDPAGMIDRFGSSRGFGQTEELVNDLAATGDDAVVPALKALAAGDLYTRKSDGRVFITRKGSSSRDLLLIDPVTGEDAGEVSKRDLDKVKINNNLRSAIDAALAGMTLMSPNRGTRLSAAESLLKAPSEDNLILIEQALEQEEDGEIASVLAQARAVSVLNSDRSPDEKAEAISDIAEIGGREAISILLSARSSVGSELQDEIDAAQAKIEKRLAFWDVAQNVWYGLSLGSVLLLAAIGLAITFGVMGVINMAHGEMVMLGAYSTYMVQQVIRTSYPHMFDWSLAIALPVAFAVTAAVGLVIERGVIRFLYGRPLETLLATWGVSLILQQAVRTIFGPTNREVGNPTWMSGSFDLGGLVITWSRLWIVLFSLAVFAALLLLMKRSAFGLQMRAVTQNRRMAASMGIRTPWVDAFTFALGSGVAGLAGVALSQIDNVSPNLGQSYIIDSFMVVVFGGVGNLWGTFVGAFSLGILNKFLEPYAGAVLGKILVLVFIILFIQKRPRGLFALKGRAVEA; this is encoded by the coding sequence ATGTCCAATTTATTCCACATGCGCTGTTTCAGAGTATTCGTTTCAGTAGCCATTTTGTTTTTCACATGTGCGCCCCTTTCTTCTTTTGCTCAGACCGATCCTGCCGGTATGATCGACCGGTTCGGTTCCTCGCGCGGCTTCGGCCAGACCGAAGAACTGGTCAATGACCTGGCCGCGACCGGCGATGACGCCGTCGTACCCGCCCTGAAGGCGCTCGCCGCCGGCGATCTCTACACCCGCAAGAGTGATGGCAGGGTTTTCATCACCCGCAAGGGGTCCTCCAGCCGCGATCTTCTGCTGATCGATCCCGTCACCGGCGAGGACGCAGGCGAGGTCTCCAAGCGCGATCTCGACAAGGTCAAGATCAACAACAACCTGCGTTCCGCGATCGATGCGGCGCTTGCCGGCATGACGCTGATGAGCCCCAATCGCGGCACAAGGCTTTCCGCCGCAGAGTCGCTGCTGAAGGCGCCGAGCGAGGACAATCTGATCCTGATCGAGCAGGCGCTCGAACAGGAAGAGGATGGCGAGATCGCCTCGGTTCTGGCGCAGGCGCGGGCCGTCTCGGTGCTGAATTCCGACCGCAGCCCGGATGAAAAGGCCGAGGCGATTTCCGATATCGCCGAAATCGGCGGGCGCGAGGCGATCTCGATCCTGCTGTCGGCCCGGTCCAGCGTCGGCTCCGAGCTTCAGGACGAGATCGACGCGGCGCAGGCAAAGATCGAAAAGCGCCTTGCCTTCTGGGATGTGGCCCAGAATGTCTGGTACGGCCTTTCGCTCGGTTCGGTGCTGCTGCTGGCGGCCATCGGCCTTGCGATCACCTTCGGCGTCATGGGCGTCATCAACATGGCCCATGGCGAGATGGTGATGCTGGGAGCCTATTCCACCTATATGGTGCAGCAGGTGATCCGCACCTCCTATCCGCACATGTTCGACTGGTCGCTGGCGATTGCGCTCCCGGTCGCCTTTGCCGTCACCGCCGCCGTTGGCCTTGTGATCGAACGCGGTGTCATCCGCTTTCTCTACGGCCGTCCGCTTGAAACGCTGCTGGCCACCTGGGGCGTGTCGCTGATCCTGCAGCAGGCGGTGCGCACCATTTTCGGCCCCACCAACCGCGAGGTCGGCAATCCGACGTGGATGTCCGGTTCCTTCGATCTCGGCGGGCTGGTGATCACCTGGTCGCGGCTCTGGATCGTGTTGTTCTCGCTCGCGGTATTCGCCGCGCTGCTGCTGCTGATGAAGCGCTCGGCCTTCGGGTTGCAGATGCGCGCCGTCACCCAGAACCGCCGCATGGCAGCCTCCATGGGCATCCGCACGCCGTGGGTCGATGCCTTCACCTTCGCGCTCGGTTCCGGCGTTGCCGGCCTTGCCGGCGTGGCGCTGTCGCAGATCGACAATGTCTCCCCCAATCTCGGCCAGTCCTACATCATCGACAGTTTCATGGTCGTGGTGTTCGGCGGCGTCGGCAATCTCTGGGGCACGTTTGTGGGCGCGTTCTCGCTCGGCATTCTCAACAAGTTCCTGGAACCCTATGCCGGCGCGGTGCTCGGCAAGATCCTGGTGCTGGTGTTCATCATCCTGTTCATCCAGAAACGGCCGCGCGGGCTGTTCGCACTCAAGGGAAGGGCGGTGGAAGCATGA